Proteins from a single region of Corylus avellana chromosome ca11, CavTom2PMs-1.0:
- the LOC132165873 gene encoding pectinesterase inhibitor 3 — MSLPFSILTFLLLLFLFSSPNSAAARKSDAPPDDIVRSSCVHASYPNLCLRTLSSYAGSSSCKTPRDLARAAVKVSLSRTRRVSKYLAHVSAGDSERQREALSDCAEQISDSVDSLSSTLGELKHLQEGESFRWHMSNAQTWVSAAMTNEDTCLDGFQGVDGKVKSDVKRKVTNLARVTSNALYMINRLDESRGKHL, encoded by the coding sequence ATGAGTCTCCCATTCTCGATCCTCACATTCCTTCTCCTActcttcctcttctcctccCCCAACTCCGCCGCCGCACGAAAATCCGACGCGCCCCCAGATGACATCGTCCGTTCATCGTGCGTCCATGCCAGCTACCCCAACCTTTGCCTCCGCACTCTCTCGTCCTACGCGGGCTCCTCCTCCTGCAAGACCCCTCGCGACCTGGCCCGAGCCGCCGTCAAGGTCAGCCTCTCCCGGACCCGCCGAGTGTCCAAGTACCTGGCCCATGTCTCTGCCGGCGACAGCGAGAGACAGCGTGAGGCGCTGAGTGACTGCGCGGAGCAGATATCGGACTCGGTGGACTCACTGAGTAGTACGCTGGGGGAGCTTAAGCACCTTCAAGAGGGAGAGAGTTTCCGGTGGCACATGAGCAACGCGCAGACGTGGGTGAGCGCGGCCATGACCAATGAGGACACTTGTCTCGATGGGTTTCAGGGCGTTGATGGGAAGGTCAAGTCGGATGTGAAGCGGAAGGTCACGAATCTGGCTAGGGTTACTAGTAACGCGCTCTACATGATCAATCGCCTTGATGAGAGTCGTGGCAAGCATCTTTGA
- the LOC132165389 gene encoding uncharacterized protein LOC132165389, producing MEGTSDELCDSILSRFGNSTNENHQHLCTVIGAMSQELKDQNLPSTPVAYFGAACSSLDRLVFEPDQPVQVVQSLLSILHIVLPRIPPAILHKKAEFLSDLLLRVLRSPSLSDGAATSGLKCVSHLLIVRDAPSWSQLSHLYGVLLGFLTDSRPKVRRQSHLCLRDALSRFQEVSVLAPASEGVTKIFERSLLLAGGSNSNATEGSKGAQEVLYVLDALKECLPLMSMKYTTSILKYYKSLLELHQPLVTRRITDSLYLLLLVPDLDVSPEALLDLMSSIALSVSTNETSADAMTFAARLLDVGMIKMYSLNRQLCVTKLPVVFNALKDILACEHEEAIYAAMNALKSLINACIDESLIKQGVDQIMMNPHNDARRSGPTIIEKICVTIESLLDYHYAAVWDIAFQVVSTIFDKLGRYSSYLLRGILSSLAGMQKLPDEDFPFRKQLHECLGSALGALGPETFLGLLPLNLEAEDLSEANVWLFPILKQYTIGAHLSFFTDSVLGMIGLMKQKSRKLELHGRVISSRTANAFVYSLWSLLPSFCNYPLDTAESFKDLEKALCSALNEEPDTRGVICSSLQILIQQNKKILEEKIEMPDTEEGIPRQRAVAHYSQQVAADNMSVLKSSARELLTVLSGVLMQSKKDDGGSLQSTISELASISDKEVVSRFFKSTMQKLLKVTQAAGKPENSRNSSSMQIDHASNESSPSLLRARLFDLAVSLLPGLNTKEIDLLFVAIKPALQDAEGLIQKKAYKVLSVILKNCDGFLSAKLEELLGLMIEVLPSCHFSAKRHRLDCLYFLIVHVTKDDSEQRRRDIISSFLTETILALKEANKKTRNRAYDILVQIGHACGDEEKGGNRENLFQLFNMVAGGLAGETPHMVSAAVKGLARLAYEFSDLVSTACNLLPSTFLLLQRKNKEIIKANLGLLKVLVAKSQPEGLQMHLTSMVEGLLKWQDNTKNHFKAKVKHLLEILVKKCGLEAVKAVMPEEHMKLLTNIRKIKERKEKKLRTKSEASSQLSKATTSRQSRWNDTKIFSDFGDDESEGSDAEYMDARTMSGRRSKGSSQLKSKASLLRSNTRATKNLPEHLFDQLEDEPLDLLDRQKTMLSLRAKHLKRKVDLDEPELDPEGRLIIREGEEPKKETPSDPDLDAKSEAGSHLSVNSRRIQKRRKTSDSGGWAYTGNEYSSKKAGGDVKRKDKLEPYAYWPLDRKMMSRRPEHRAAARKGMAGVVKMTKKLEGKSASMALSSKGLKFKRSQKKKGSKK from the exons ATGGAAGGAACTTCCGACGAACTCTGCGATTCGATACTCTCTCGTTTCGGAAACTCCACTAACGAGAACCACCAGCACCTCTGCACGGTCATAGGCGCCATGTCCCAGGAGCTCAAGGACCAGAACCTCCCTTCCACACCGGTCGCCTATTTCGGCGCCGCCTGCTCTTCCCTCGACCGCCTTGTCTTCGAGCCCGACCAGCCTGTCCAAGTCGTCCAATCCCTTCTCAGCATCCTCCACATTGTCCTTCCCAGAATACCCCCAGCAATTCTCCACAAGAAGGCCGAGTTCTTGTCCGACCTATTGCTTCGGGTTCTTCGGTCCCCGTCGCTGTCAGACGGCGCTGCAACATCTGGATTGAAATGCGTTTCCCATTTGTTGATCGTCCGAGATGCTCCCAGCTGGTCTCAGTTGTCTCACTTATACGGTGTTCTATTGGGGTTCCTCACGGACTCGCGTCCTAAG GTAAGAAGGCAATCACATCTGTGTCTTCGAGATGCCTTATCAAGATTTCAAGAGGTGTCAGTGCTGGCACCTGCAAGTGAAGGGGTTACAAAGATATTCGAGAGGTCTCTTCTGCTTGCTGGTGGATCAAACTCGAATGCCACTGAAGGATCCAAAGGAGCTCAGGAGGTCCTTTATGTTTTGGATGCTTTGAAAGAGTGTCTTCCTCTTATGTCAATGAAGTACACAACGAGCATCCTCAAGTACTACAAAAGTCTACTGGAACTGCACCAACCGCTAGTCACAAGGCGCATCACAGATAGTTTGTATTTACTTCTTCTTGTCCCAGATTTAGATGTTTCTCCTGAGGCATTGCTTGATTTGATGAGCTCAATAGCTCTGTCTGTCTCCACGAATGAGACTTCTGCGGATGCCATGACATTTGCTGCTCGCTTGCTTGATGTTGGAATGATTAAAATGTATTCACTTAATAGGCAATTATGTGTAACAAAGCTCCCTGTTGTATTCAACGCACTCAaag ATATTTTGGCATGTGAACATGAGGAGGCCATATATGCAGCCATGAATGCATTGAAGAGTCTGATAAATGCTTGCATTGATGAAAGCTTGATCAAACAAGGTGTTGATCAGATTATGATGAATCCACACAATGATGCAAGGAGGTCTGGGCCTACTATCATTGAAAAAATATGTGTAACTATTGAAAGCTTACTTGATTATCACTATGCTGCTGTCTGGGACATAGCATTTCAAgttgtttcaacaatttttgataaattaG GGCGTTATTCTTCTTATCTTTTGAGGGGGATCCTTAGCAGCTTGGCTGGCATGCAGAAGTTGCCTGATGAAGATTTTCCTTTCAGGAAACAG CTGCATGAATGCCTTGGATCAGCTCTTGGTGCATTAGGACCTGAAACTTTTTTGGGCCTTCTACCTCTTAATTTGGAGGCTGAAGACTTATCTGAGGCAAATGTTTGGCTCTTTCCAATTCTGAAGCAGTATACGATAGGTGCCCATTTAAGCTTCTTCACAGATTCAGTTTTGGGTATGATTGGACTGATGAAGCAGAAATCTCGAAAG CTTGAGCTACATGGACGGGTTATTTCATCAAGGACTGCAAATGCATTTGTGTACTCTCTGTGGTCTTTATTGCCTTCATTTTGCAACTATCCTTTGGATACTGCTGAAAGTTTCAAGGATCTAGAGAAAGCTTTATGTAGTGCCCTTAATGAAGAACCTGATACTCGCGGAGTAATATGCTCCAGTTTGCAGATTCTTATTCAACAgaataagaaaattttggaagagaaaattgagaTGCCTGATACCGAAGAAGGTATTCCCAGACAGCGAGCAGTGGCCCATTACAGCCAACAGGTTGCAGCAGATAATATGAGTGTGCTTAAGTCATCTGCTCGTGAGTTATTAACTGTTTTGTCAGGTGTCCTCATGCAATCTAAAAAAGATGATGGTGGTTCTTTACAG TCCACAATCAGTGAACTTGCTTCAATATCAGATAAAGAAGTAGTATCAAGGTTTTTCAAAAGTACAATGCAGAAGCTTTTGAAGGTCACTCAAGCGGCCGGAAAACCagaaaattcaagaaattcTAGTTCTATGCAGATTGACCATGCCTCAAATGAAAGTTCACCATCACTTTTGAG GGCACGGCTATTTGACTTGGCAGTTTCACTTTTGCCTGGTTTGAACACTAAAGAGATTGATCTTTTATTTGTCGCAATAAAGCCTGCATTACAG GATGCTGAAGGTCTGATACAAAAGAAGGCGTACAAAGTTCTTTCAGTTATTCTCAAG AACTGTGATGGCTTTCTTTCAGCGAAGCTCGAGGAATTGCTTGGGCTTATGATTGAAGTGCTACCTTCATGCCACTTTTCCGCCAAACGTCACAGACTTGATTGCCTGTACTTTCTAATAGTACATGTTACCAAG GATGATTCAGAGCAGAGGCGACGTGACATCATTAGTTCTTTCCTAACAGAAACAATACTTGCACTTAAAGAG gcaaataaaaaaacaagaaacagaGCATATGATATTCTTGTCCAAATTGGCCATGCATGTGGGGATGAAGAGAAAGGCGGAAATAGAGAAAACTTGTTTCAATTGTTTAACATG GTAGCCGGAGGACTAGCTGGTGAGACACCTCACATGGTCAGTGCTGCAGTCAAAGGCTTAGCTCGCTTGGCTTACGAGTTTTCAGATCTTGTTTCAACTGCATGCAATTTACTTCCATCCACGTTTCTCCTCCTCcagagaaagaataaagaaattatcAAG GCTAATTTAGGTCTGTTAAAGGTGTTGGTGGCAAAATCACAGCCTGAAGGGTTGCAAATGCATTTGACGAGCATGGTGGAAGGCTTGCTGAAGTGGCAAGATAACACCAAAAACCACTTTAAAGCCAAG GTTAAGCATCTCCTGGAAATTCTGGTCAAGAAGTGCGGTCTTGAGGCAGTTAAGGCTGTAATGCCCGAGGAACACATGAAACTCCTTACTAATATACGGAAG ATCAAGGAACGGAAAGAGAAGAAGCTAAGAACTAAATCAGAAGCAAGCTCTCAACTGTCAAAAGCAACTACATCCAG gCAAAGCAGATGGAATgatacaaaaatattttctgattttggtGATGATGAAAGCGAGGGAAGTGATGCTGAGTACATGGACGCCAGGACAATGTCTGGTCGACGGAGCAAGGGTTCCTCACAGCTAAAGTCCAAAGCATCATTATTGCG ATCCAATACTAGAGCAACTAAGAACTTGCCCGAGCACTTGTTCGACCAATTAGAAGATGAGCCACTTGACTTGCTTGATAGGCAAAAAACAATGTTATCTCTTCGAGCTAAGCATCTAAAGCGGAAAGTAGATTTGGATGAGCCAGAACTGGACCCTGAAGGGCGCTTGATTATTCGTGAAGGGGAAGAACCAAAGAAGGAAACACCCTCTGACCCTGATTTGGATGCCAAGAGTGAAGCAGGCAGTCACTTGTCAGTGAACTCAAGGAGAATCCAGAAGCGCAGGAAAACCTCAGACTCTGGTGGTTGGGCTTACACAGGCAACGAGTACTCTAGCAAGAAGGCAGGTGGGGATGTGAAGAGGAAGGATAAGCTTGAACCATATGCATATTGGCCGCTTGATCGCAAAATGATGAGCCGTAGACCTGAGCATAGGGCTGCTGCAAGAAAAGGGATGGCAGGTGTggtaaaaatgacaaaaaagctTGAAGGGAAGAGTGCCTCAATGGCACTCTCCAGTAAGGGCTTGAAGTTTAAAAGGAGTCAAAAGAAGAAGGGCAGCAAGAAATGA
- the LOC132166307 gene encoding uncharacterized protein LOC132166307 codes for MPTPPRIHSSTAPAPQPTQPKQKNPTGFGRPAMDLLDSPLEALALNYLSVGFLTIVNNLWTWVAVITAAVSFWRIRAAGGAPTYLKSDGSPPPPRNDQRSSGSELVPEISVPDVSADEPPAPAPASEMVVGDDVKVDDGVTKGTKFVAVFYGDDDREGDGELTSANEWEENGDDEGCGDWWERWERVLRTRTGEMGWYSYQDLTVLNGNVVRLWDSSTCTRSLRYSSSCVAW; via the coding sequence ATGCCCACCCCTCCTCGTATTCATTCAAGCACTGCACCAGCCCCACAACCCacacaaccaaaacaaaagaaccCAACAGGTTTCGGTCGGCCGGCAATGGACTTGTTGGATTCTCCTCTGGAAGCCCTTGCTCTCAATTATTTGAGCGTTGGGTTCCTCACAATAGTCAATAATCTATGGACGTGGGTCGCGGTTATAACGGCCGCCGTTAGCTTCTGGAGGATCAGAGCCGCCGGTGGTGCTCCCACTTACCTGAAATCCGACGGCTCTCCACCGCCTCCTCGCAATGATCAAAGATCAAGTGGGTCTGAGCTGGTTCCCGAGATATCGGTCCCTGACGTCTCGGCTGACGAGCCACCAGCCCCAGCCCCAGCTTCGGAAATGGTGGTTGGCGACGACGTTAAAGTGGACGACGGAGTGACTAAGGGCACGAAGTTTGTTGCTGTGTTTTATGGTGACGATGACCGGGAAGGTGACGGCGAGTTAACGTCGGCGAATGAGTGGGAGGAGAATGGTGATGATGAGGGTTGTGGAGATTGGTGGGAGAGGTGGGAGAGAGTTTTGAGGACGAGAACCGGGGAGATGGGGTGGTACAGCTACCAGGACTTGACGGTGCTTAACGGAAACGTTGTTAGATTGTGGGACAGCAGTACCTGTACCAGGAGTTTAAGGTACAGCTCAAGCTGTGTTGCGTGGTAG